GATGAAGTCTGTTCCGCTTGCCCGGATCTTACCCAACCATTCTTTAAGCGTATGACGCCCAACGCCGCCTGCATTTATGTCGGCATTTTTCAATGACATTCCGCCAAACATCACGATTAAGTCTGCATGATCCGCGACTGCGTCCCACGATGTTGCCTCGTCTAAAACCAACTTTGAAAACGGACCTACAATGTGGGGCATCAAGGCGCTCACGGCGGCATAGCTGTAGGTATCCGTAGACGCGGTATACCCGCCAAAACCATTGAGGAAGCGGTGAACTTGACTTTGGGCATGATGAAACCGCCCGGCACTTGCCCATCCATACGAGCCGCCGAAAATAGCCTCATTGCCGTACGAACCTCTGACGCGTTTCAATTCTGCTGCCGCAAGGTCGAGAGCTTCGTCCCAAGGAATTTCTACAAAAGGTTCTGCACCTCGCGCGCGCGGATCGGACCTAGTCGGATCTTTTAGAAAACTCTCGCGGACGGCTGGGCGACGGATACGTGTTTCATGGTGGATCGCATCGAGCATGTTCCCACCAAGATCGGAAGGGTCAGGATCGTCTGCAAAGGGTGTCACGGACGTAAGGCGACCGTTTTCACAGGCGACTTTATAGGTGCCCCAATGCGTGGCTGTATGTCGAGGCTCGGTCATGTTTTTCCACGCGTACTGCGGGAACATCGCTCCATTTCCGGATCATCGACTCCGCAAGTCGTAACCCTCAAATCATGCATCATACTTACCACTTGCCGCAAGGATTGACGCTTCGAGAATGGCCATCGCTTCGTCAAAATGATCTTGCGGTATGGTTAACGGCGCGAGGAAACGCACGACGTTGCCGTCAGTACCACAGGTCAACAGCAACATCCCTCGTTCCCGCGCGCCGTCCTTAACCGCGTTTGCCATCGCACCCAAAGGTGCGCCTGTCACCGGGTCGCGGAATTCAACCGCAACCATAAATCCCGGTCCTCGGACTTCAGCAATCTCTGGCACTTGCGCGCGCATGGCATTCAATCGCGCGCTCAATGCTTCGCCAAGCATCGTTGCCCTTTCACACAGTCCTTCTTTCTCAATGATATCGAGAACTGCAAGGCTCGCAGCAACAGCCAACGGGTTGCCACCGTAAGTCCCGCCAATGCTGCCCGGCCCAACGTAATCCATGATTGCGGCGCGCCCTGTGACTGCCGACAGCGGCATCCCGCCGGCAAGGCCCTTAGCCATCGCAGTAAGGTCGGCGTTTATGCCGGAATGTTCCATTGCGAACATTTTTCCCGTGCGCGCAAACCCTGTCTGTACTTCGTCGGCAATGAGCAAAATGCCGTGCGCATCACACAATTCCCGCAACCCAACTAATAAAGTGTCCGGAGCCTGATAAAAGCCACCCTCGCCTTGAACCGGTTCGATGATGATTGCCGCAATGCGCGACGGTTCAATACTCTCTTTGAACAGCGCCTTGAGCCCCGCCATCGCGGTGTCTTCGTTCGTGCCAGATAATGCCTTGGGCATTGGCACGTGGTAAACGTCTGACATCATCGCGCCGAAACCCGCCTTATAGGGGGCGACCTTGCCGGTCAGAGACATGCCCATGAACGTGCGCCCGTGAAAGCCGCCGCCAAACGCAATAACTCCGTCGCGCCCCGTAAAGGCACGTGCGAGCTTGACTGCATTTTCAACAGCTTCCGCGCCACTCGTAAAGAATGCCGACTTCATCGGCCCATCACCGGGAACGATTTCATTTAACCGCTCCGCCAGTTCAATCATGTTTTCATATGGCGCAACGTGCTGACAAGTATGCGTAAACGCCGCCAGCTGTTCAGCAACCGCTGCAACCATAGCCGGATGCCGGTGGCCACAATTCGTAACGGCTATGCCTGCAGCGAAATCGATAAATCTTTTGCCATCTACATCCCAAATTTCGGAGTTTTCAGCGCGTTGTGCAAAAACAGGGTGCATCAGACCGACGCCATTTGAAACTGCGGCCTCACGACGTGCTAGTAAGTCAGTGTTTTTCGTATCTGTCATCGCAATGGCCCTCCCAAGCCCAAATTGTAGATTAGACGGCCTTGCGGGCGAACATATCCGTTAAAGGTGAATGTGGTTTCATTAGTGTTCGTTCGGCCAACAAAGCGTTCGCCATTGTGGTGTCGCCATCGCGAATTGCGGCTTCGATCAGGGTCCAGTTGATGACGTCGCGCTGTGCGACGGACCCGCCAATCAGATGGCTTTTGTGACGTGCGTTGCCAATATGACGTTTGGCGGCGGCGTAGTCGCCTTTTCCAAACGCGTAGAACCCGCGCACC
This Octadecabacter temperatus DNA region includes the following protein-coding sequences:
- the gabT gene encoding 4-aminobutyrate--2-oxoglutarate transaminase — protein: MTDTKNTDLLARREAAVSNGVGLMHPVFAQRAENSEIWDVDGKRFIDFAAGIAVTNCGHRHPAMVAAVAEQLAAFTHTCQHVAPYENMIELAERLNEIVPGDGPMKSAFFTSGAEAVENAVKLARAFTGRDGVIAFGGGFHGRTFMGMSLTGKVAPYKAGFGAMMSDVYHVPMPKALSGTNEDTAMAGLKALFKESIEPSRIAAIIIEPVQGEGGFYQAPDTLLVGLRELCDAHGILLIADEVQTGFARTGKMFAMEHSGINADLTAMAKGLAGGMPLSAVTGRAAIMDYVGPGSIGGTYGGNPLAVAASLAVLDIIEKEGLCERATMLGEALSARLNAMRAQVPEIAEVRGPGFMVAVEFRDPVTGAPLGAMANAVKDGARERGMLLLTCGTDGNVVRFLAPLTIPQDHFDEAMAILEASILAASGKYDA